Proteins co-encoded in one Bacillus paramycoides genomic window:
- the bsaA gene encoding glutathione peroxidase — MTVYNFTAKTITGEDKPLKDYEGKALLIVNVASKCGFTPQYKGLQEVYDKYKDQGLEILGFPCNQFGGQEPGTEADITSFCELNYGVNFPMFAKIDVKGDKAHPLYTYMTEQLPGLLGMKAVKWNFTKFLIGRDGKVVGRFAPQTKPVDLEVEIEKALGE, encoded by the coding sequence ATGACAGTTTATAATTTTACAGCTAAAACGATAACAGGAGAAGATAAACCCTTAAAAGATTACGAAGGAAAAGCACTTCTTATTGTAAATGTAGCTAGTAAGTGTGGTTTTACACCGCAATATAAAGGTTTACAAGAAGTATATGATAAATATAAAGACCAAGGACTAGAAATACTCGGTTTCCCTTGTAACCAATTCGGAGGACAAGAACCGGGTACAGAAGCGGATATTACTAGTTTTTGTGAATTAAACTACGGTGTGAATTTCCCGATGTTTGCAAAAATCGATGTAAAAGGTGACAAGGCTCATCCTCTATATACATACATGACAGAACAATTGCCAGGTTTACTCGGTATGAAAGCAGTAAAATGGAACTTTACTAAGTTTCTAATTGGAAGAGACGGGAAAGTAGTTGGACGTTTTGCACCGCAGACGAAGCCGGTGGATTTAGAGGTTGAGATTGAGAAGGCACTTGGAGAATAA
- a CDS encoding DUF3925 domain-containing protein: protein MKTAQHETISNREFYFVLYMMLLYVIGWVIDVNGLFLSSYFNLAGEIMLPIVGGIVGLFVMSINKQQRQ from the coding sequence ATGAAAACTGCACAACATGAAACGATTTCAAATCGCGAGTTTTATTTCGTACTATATATGATGTTATTGTATGTTATTGGTTGGGTAATCGATGTTAATGGTTTATTTTTAAGCTCCTACTTTAATTTAGCAGGAGAAATTATGCTTCCAATCGTTGGTGGTATTGTTGGACTGTTCGTTATGTCTATTAATAAACAACAAAGGCAATAA